TGAAAGGTTATCTTCTAAGATATGAAACCTGTTAAACGTCAtatcttctcaattttatttttctctttctgtTGCGATTAGCTTTGGCTATGGCATCTCCTTTTTCCAGATATGAAGACTTCTTTGGGGGTTAAAAAGCAAAAAAGTTCAACAAAGCTGAAGTCCGTCGATGGATCTGAAGAACTGAGCATAGCCGAGAAACAAGAAGATGATAAAGGAACTCTTTCAACCCATGAGAAAGGGCTTCAAAAGATCCGGTCTAAAATTGAGCAGATGGAGAAATAGAACTTGGAAACTAAGGCTTGGACTATGCAGGGAGAGGTAATGATTGATTGTCAATATTCTTGTATCCATCAGCTAGCCTATCTACTGATTCTACCCTGTTGTATTTGTATTTGCATTTGGTTCAcaatcctttgaatcaaattcacATGATTGGTCATTGATTTGTTAAATCATTATTCTGCTGGGTTCCTGGTGATAGGTAACCGCCAGTAAAAGGCCGAAGAACAGTGCACTCGAGGTTGATCTGGATTTTGAGCACAATGTAAGACCACCTCCTGTGATCACAGAAGAGGTTACAGCATCCCTTGAAGAATTAATTACAAAAGGGATTATTGAGGTATCTTCATCTCTTACTTACTATTATATGAAATACTTCACTCCCAATAGATATTCTTCCTTTCTTGATCAATGATGCATTCAAAAGCTGCTATATTTGCATTGAACCAATGGCCATCAACAAAAATAGGCATTTTGTTTAATTCATCCGCTTCCTGAATTGAGTTCACTTGTCATTTTGAGCTAGTTTGATGGAATTTCCCCACTCTGCTTAATGTTGGTGTCTGCACTTAGCAAGCAAAAGCACATCTGAAAAGGCAAGTCAGAGCCTTTAAATAATAATGGCATATGCACATCTTCACTCTTTCCAAACTGGGCCTATAACTTTGTTCCGTATATGTAATTTTATACAAGTTGATGGTGACATCAAAGCATTTAACAAGCAATGTGCATGAATATGATGTTGTCTGAATCAGTAACTAATATTAGGGAATCGCGTGATGCTCGAGTGCACGTGTACTAACATAGCAAGGAGGTTGGTGCAAGATCCAATTGGGTTCACTTTTGTCAACACATATCAATTGGATATTGCCATTTGTGTTCCTCTATACAAAATCTTATGGTTTCTATATTATTGCATGACTGCATAAATAGTCCATACAGTTGGTATATATAGAAGTTAGCATAGCTTGACATTCTTAGCTTTCATATCTGTCTATTCTTTTTTCTTGCAAGTTGAGACAAACTTGGTAATGTATTGGTATGTATTGGCTATGGAGTTGTATGTATTGATTATTGGGGACAGAATTGTGGAATTTAGTCTTTTCTTGTCGGTCAGTTGGGAAGATTATTTTAAATCAGTCCAGAAATATCTACTAAAGTTTATTTTAAATCAATCATTCCATCCTTTCTTTTCATGCTGATTTTTCTGCTCATTCTACTGCCCAATACTATTTTCAGATTAAGGATCGACGAACTTCTGACGTCTTTCATTAAATATATCTAAAAGTTGTTTTTTCTTTCCTGGGCCTGGAGGTTAGCTAGCAATTACAAATTATGGAATGGGTGTTTCAGGGGCATTTTGGTGATGTTCAAAGGGCACCTAGTTTGCCGTCTAAAGCACCAAAAGAACTCAAAAGAGCTGGTATGTGTTATTTTTTAGAGATATCAACTCACAGAAGTGCTCTTAAAAAGTCCTCATGAAATGGGTTGTTGCAAGTTTGCGTTTATGTGGAATGTTGGACTAAAAACTCCCATTCTTAATCTTTCTTAATATCTGCAGGATGAGAACAAGAGCCAGAAGGGGCTGTTTCATTTTTTGCCTAACAGATTTTTGTCTATTTTCTCTATTTTGTTAGAGAGATTGTCAGTGAAGAACGAGTGATGTTCCAATGCATTCTATGCAACTCGCTGATTGTCACGGGTTCCAAATTTTCTGTCTCAGAAGTTGGAAGTTTTTTCACGCAAAAGCTGAGTCAATGGAAGGTAGGCTCATGGATTGCATAATTCTCCAACTGGATTTTAGCTGCATTTCAGGATTTCGGCATTATGGTCAGGTGATTAGGCTAGCACTTGATATATTAACAGGGGCGTTGCTATTTTTAGGAAGCAATCTTCTGTTCATGTTATTGAAATTTAGGCCTGTTTGGGTGCTGCttgaaaataactttgaactcatTTAAGTTAATGGTGATAATGTTTCAGAACATGAAATTCATGAGTTATAGAGCTATGTGACAAACTTCATGTACTAGAGAAATCATCCTAGCTTTTGCTGAAATATTGTCTTTTATCTACTGCAGGCTATATTTAAGCGACCAAAAGCAATGCGAGGAGGAATCCCCATTTGTTTCCCGCAGGTtcatgcatgctcatatct
This DNA window, taken from Magnolia sinica isolate HGM2019 chromosome 14, MsV1, whole genome shotgun sequence, encodes the following:
- the LOC131225571 gene encoding M phase phosphoprotein 10-like — encoded protein: MQGEVTASKRPKNSALEVDLDFEHNVRPPPVITEEVTASLEELITKGIIEVSSSLTYYYMKYFTPNRYSSFLDQ